The following DNA comes from Candidatus Atribacteria bacterium ADurb.Bin276.
CCTAAGACGTCAAGTTTGGTTATTACCAGAGAGGTCAGGGCATTAATCCGAGTTGCATACTTGAGCACCACTCCATCCAACCAACCACAGCGCCTTGGCCGACCAGTGGTGGATCCGTACTCTCCTCCTTGTTCACGCAGAGTTTCACCGGTTTGATCGAGACATTCGGTGGGGAAAGGTCCTTCTCCTACTCGAGAAGTATAGGCTTTGCAGATTCCAACCGACTGGATATTAGAAAGGGGACCTAAGCTGGCTCCTAGCAATGAGCCGGCAGCTACTGGGTGGGAGGAGGTAACGTAAGGATAGGTTCCATGATCTAAATCCAACATTGTGCCCTGGGCTCCTTCAACAACCAGATTCTGATGGGAAGCAAGAGCATCGTAAATAATAGGTAAAGTATTGACGATATACGGTTTTAATTGATCAGAATATTTTTCAAATTGTTCAAAAACTTCTTTGAAAGAAAGTGGAGGTTTCTGAAAAACCTTTTCCAGAATGGCATTTTTATAATTTAAAACCAGTTGGAGCTTTTTTTTAAAGGTATCCAGGTTTAAAAGGTCGACAGCTCGAATTCCCCATCGGGCAACTTTATCCTCATAGGCAGGACCGATTCCTCGACCGGTAGTCCCGATTCGGGAACTTTGACGAAAAGATTCCTGGAGCTGATCGAATAAACGATGATAAGGCATGACCAGGTGGGCTTTTTCACTAATGAACAGTCTTGACAGTGATTCTTCCCATCCATTATCACGCAGGAATTGAATTTCTTGCAGAAGATCGGCGGGGTCAATGACCATACCATCTCCTAAAATGCATTTTATCCCAGGATGAAGAATGCCTGATGGTATAAGATGAAAGACGTATTTTTTAGCTTCAACGACGACAGTGTGTCCGGCATTGCTCCCTCCTTGAGCTCGAATGACCATATTGGCTTTTTGGCTGATAAAATCTACCATTTTTCCTTTTCCCTCGTCACCCCAATGGGTGCCGGAGATGATTGCGAGAGGCATGAATATTCCTCCTCTTTATTTTTCCTATATTATTTATATGTTATTGAATTTCTATTCCCATTCAATAGTTGCTGGTGGCTTAGAAGTAATATCAAAAACCATCCGCCCAATACCAGCAACTTTATTCACTACTCGGCGGGCGATAATGTCTAAGGTTTCATAGGAGATTTTTGCCCAATCGGCAGTCATTCCATCTTCGCTCATGACGGCACGAAGAACACCAACATACTTATAAGTTCTTTCATCCCCCATGATTCCTACACTTCGAACTGGAACCAACACTCCGAAAGATTGCCATAGTTTTTTGAAAATTGGGGAATTTTTCAACTCTTGATAGATGATGTAATCCATATCCCGTAAAATTTCCAGTCGGTTTTCGGTCACTTCACCAATAATTCTGACTGCAAGACCCGGACCTGGAAACGGCTGTCGCCAAACAATCTCATCAGGAATGCCTAATTCTAATGCTAATTGTCGAACTTCATCCTTAAAAAGGAATCGCAAAGGTTCGATTACCCGAAGGTGCATCAGTTCAGGAAGCCCGCCAACATTATGGTGGCTTTTGATTTTCACCGATGGCCCGCAAACCGAGATACTTTCTATAACATCAGGATAAGTAGTGCCCTGGAGTAAGCAAGTGGCATCACCTAAATTTCGGGCTTCTTCTTCAAAAACTTCGATAAATACCCGGCCGATGATTTTTCTTTTTTGTTCTGGGTCGACGACACCCTGGAGTTCATTTAAAAAACGGTCTTTGGCATCGACGGCAATAACCCGTCCCTTCCCTAATAAGGCTTCCATATTTCGGAGAACGTGTTCTGGCTCACCCTTTCTCATCAAACCGTTATTCACAAAGATACAGCTCAGCTGGTCACCGATCGCTCGATAAGTCAAAACTGCTGCAGTCACTGAATCAACTCCACCACTTAAAGCACAGATTACTTTTTCCTTTTGAGTAGTATTGCGGAGCCATTGTATTTGTTGTTTAATGATTGATTCTGCAGTCCAATCCGAGGAACAACCACAGACGTTAAAAATGAAGTTGGATAAAATCTCTTTTCCTAAGGGTGTATGAGACACTTCAGGGTGAAACTGAATTCCCCAAATTCTTCTCTGATCGTCAACAATGGCAGCATAATCACAG
Coding sequences within:
- the purA gene encoding Adenylosuccinate synthetase, with product MPLAIISGTHWGDEGKGKMVDFISQKANMVIRAQGGSNAGHTVVVEAKKYVFHLIPSGILHPGIKCILGDGMVIDPADLLQEIQFLRDNGWEESLSRLFISEKAHLVMPYHRLFDQLQESFRQSSRIGTTGRGIGPAYEDKVARWGIRAVDLLNLDTFKKKLQLVLNYKNAILEKVFQKPPLSFKEVFEQFEKYSDQLKPYIVNTLPIIYDALASHQNLVVEGAQGTMLDLDHGTYPYVTSSHPVAAGSLLGASLGPLSNIQSVGICKAYTSRVGEGPFPTECLDQTGETLREQGGEYGSTTGRPRRCGWLDGVVLKYATRINALTSLVITKLDVLGGFSKIFFCTHYRIGNQVTSELPTDPFDWEIAQPVYQELEGWESDISKIQFYNDLPRATRDYIELIEDFIEIPVAILSVGQDRSSTIVRKEIF
- the guaA_1 gene encoding GMP synthase (glutamine-hydrolyzing), whose product is MDKIVILDFGSQYTQLIARRIREYQVYCEIWPYHLKECDLNSSDIKGIILSGSPYSVADPRAPQLEEMILKSNKPLLGICYGLHLLVKTLGGKVVQSQTREYGKALLTILEKRGIFEGFGNEMVCWMSHGDSVKEIPPQFQCIARTETCDYAAIVDDQRRIWGIQFHPEVSHTPLGKEILSNFIFNVCGCSSDWTAESIIKQQIQWLRNTTQKEKVICALSGGVDSVTAAVLTYRAIGDQLSCIFVNNGLMRKGEPEHVLRNMEALLGKGRVIAVDAKDRFLNELQGVVDPEQKRKIIGRVFIEVFEEEARNLGDATCLLQGTTYPDVIESISVCGPSVKIKSHHNVGGLPELMHLRVIEPLRFLFKDEVRQLALELGIPDEIVWRQPFPGPGLAVRIIGEVTENRLEILRDMDYIIYQELKNSPIFKKLWQSFGVLVPVRSVGIMGDERTYKYVGVLRAVMSEDGMTADWAKISYETLDIIARRVVNKVAGIGRMVFDITSKPPATIEWE